In Dermacentor andersoni chromosome 4, qqDerAnde1_hic_scaffold, whole genome shotgun sequence, the following proteins share a genomic window:
- the LOC126537823 gene encoding uncharacterized protein isoform X1: MPKNQNTLACYLDKKTSMDNPGRAFLSTQSTAKSDSNTGHHTIGTGGCVFRRRSALDTVYVELGCTTAVLRKLPSPAALQQLFRSMSETMPTKLLALIMRALKGQTTSLLQK; the protein is encoded by the exons atgccaaaaaatcaaaatacattggcatgttatttggacaagaaaactagtat ggacaacccaggacgtgcatttctcagcacccagtcaactgccaaaagtgactcaaacacaggccacca caccattggaactggtggctgcgttttcagaaggagaagtgcacttgacactgtatat gtggaactcggctgtaccactgcagtgctgcggaaattgccttcaccagcggctttgcaacagctgtttcgcagcatgtcg gagacaatgcctacgaaattattggccctgatcatgagagccctcaaggggcaaacaacatctctgttgcagaagtga
- the LOC126537823 gene encoding uncharacterized protein isoform X2 yields MPKNQNTLACYLDKKTRTTQDVHFSAPSQLPKVTQTQATSGTRLYHCSAAEIAFTSGFATAVSQHVGDNAYEIIGPDHESPQGANNISVAEVSPVPLGSYHDR; encoded by the exons atgccaaaaaatcaaaatacattggcatgttatttggacaagaaaacta ggacaacccaggacgtgcatttctcagcacccagtcaactgccaaaagtgactcaaacacaggccacca gtggaactcggctgtaccactgcagtgctgcggaaattgccttcaccagcggctttgcaacagctgtttcgcagcatgtcg gagacaatgcctacgaaattattggccctgatcatgagagccctcaaggggcaaacaacatctctgttgcagaagtgagcccggtaccacttggaagttaccatgacagatga